The Salicibibacter halophilus DNA window AAACATGAAAGCAGCACGCTGGAGCGGGGCGTGGGCGCTTTTGTTCATCGGAATTTTGTATCTTTCGGCACCAGCATATGCCGCGTTTTCCCGTTTTATTTTAATGACGCAAGTGGCTGGTCAACCGATCGATCAGCTGCCTGATTGGGTTGATCGCTGGGTCGATACCGGTTTGCTTTCGGTTGCCGACCAGGATGGCGATGGCATCCTGGATTGGGAAGAAATTGCAGTTGCGGAAGATATGGTAGTCATGGCAACGCCGGAAATCGCCGATTTGGGCATGTTCGTGATCGGGTTGGTTGCCGCCGGAGCGATGGCAGCCGCCTTATCAACGGCAGGGGGGTTGCTCATTACGATTAGTTCCTCGATCGCCCATGATTTTTATTATCGAATCCTCCGTCCGGACGCCAGCGATAAAAAACGGTTGAACGCCGGACGCCTTGCCATCTTCATCGCAACGATCGCGGCCGGGCTTTTGGCTTTGGACCCGCCGGGGGTGATCACGCAAATTGTGGCATGGGCATTTGCGATCGCCGGCGGAACATTCTTCCCTATACTCTTTTTAGGGGTGTGGTGGAAGCGCATGACTGCGCAAGGTGCAGTTGCCGGTATGTTGGTCGGGCTGGCCAGTACGTTAGGTTATATTTTCATGGCACTCGGCGGTGCGACCTTCTTTGGCATTGAAGATACAGGTGCCGGAGTCTTCGGCGTTACGATTAACTTTTTAACCTGTATCATTGTCTCTCTTTTAACAAAAGCGCCATCCCAGGAAAAACAAGACGAAGTTGTTGACCTCCGCTACCCGGAACAGATGATGTACAAAGATGGGGAAGTTTGGATCAAAGAAGAGGATTATAAATCTTAAGCGAAAGGTTAACCTGATGTACGTAAGAGGCTCGTTTGAGTCTTTTACGTGCATTTTTTTCAACTGTGCATTCATCAGTGCTTACTTTGGCTCACGAAGGAAGCCGGTGTATGACGATTGAAAAACGGTTATTCCTGGTGCTATTACTTGCAAAAGCATTCGACCGGCAATGACGTTTCTTGTGTTGATCTGGTTTTTAAATGAGCGAGTCGGTCGCCGTGAAGGTGCCATATCCTCTTTATTGTACCTCGCGAGGGGTTCGGTGGATCATTTGGGGTACAATATCGCTTTAATCGTACCTCTCGAGGGGTTTGATGGATCATTTGGGGTACAATATCGTCTTTATTGTACCTCCCGGCATGGCTTGACCACCTTTTGAGGTACAATACCTTCTCTATCATGAAGGAGCGTTGATTTTGGTGATCGCGCCTCGTGCGATATGTTTTAGATGATCGCATTGATTATAGAATGTATGGAGCAGTCATTGTTTCTATTTCTATGCACATGTCAGAAAAATCCCCTTGGCACCGAGAGGAGAGCCAAGGGGTCCATATTGCTATTCGATCGGTTCGTCCGTGATCGCGCCTTTCGATGCGGATGAGACAAGGCGCGCATATTTGGCAAGGACGCCGGATGTAAAGCGAAGATTCGGTGCCTTCCAATCATTGGCACGGGCTTCCATCTCCGCGTCATCAATATCGACAGCAAGTAGCTGTTCATCGCTGTCGATCGTGACCGTGTCGCCTTCTTGCAGATAGGCGAGCGGTCCGCCGGCTTGCGCTTCAGGCGCGACGTGGCCAATGACGAATCCGTGGGATCCTCCCGAAAAACGGCCGTCGGTGAGCAACGCGACCTCTCCACCGAGCCCTTTTCCGACAAGCATCGCCGTAACCGAGAGCATCTCCGGCATGCCCGGGCCGCCTTTCGGTCCAACGTAACGGATGACGAGCACATCTCCTTTTTTGATTTCGTCATTCATGATCGCTTTTGTCGCGTTTTCTTCGCTATTAAACACACGGGCAGGACCGCTGAAATGGCTCACTTCCTGTCCGGACATTTTCGCGACTGCTCCTTCGGGTGCAAGGTTGCCCCTCAACACGACGAGCGGTCCGTTTTTCTTTTTCGGATTGGAAAACGGCTGGATCACTTCCTGTCCTTCGTGGAGATCTTCTGCTTCTTGCAAGTTCTCCCTTAAGGTTTTGCCGGTAACGGTTAACGCATCTCCGTGAAGCAAGCCTTCTTCAAGGAGCAGCTTCATGACCGCGGGTACACCGCCAACATTGTTCAAATCTTGCATAACGTATTTGCCGCTCGGCTTCAAATCGGCGATATGGGGAACGCGTTCGCGGACAGCTTCAAAGTCATCCAGCGTTAAGTCCACGCCTGCCGCGTGTGCCATCGCGGTAAGGTGCAAGAATGCATTGGTGGATCCGCCCAGTGCCATGACGACGGTAATCGCGTTTTCAAACGCTTCTTTTGTCATGATGTCCCGCGGGCAGATACCTTGTTCCAACAATTCGTGGACCATCGCGCCGGCACGTTCGCATTCCTCTTCTTTTGCACCTGCAATCGCGGGAGTAGAGGAAGATCCGGGGAGGCTCATGCCCATCGCTTCCACGGCGGCCGCCATCGTGTTTGCCGTGTACATACCGCCGCAAGCGCCCGCGCCCGGGCAGGCGTTGCATTCAACTTTATGCAACTGTTTGTCATCGATTTGACCGACTTGGTGTTGGCCGACCGCTTCAAAGGCAGAGACGATGTCGATGTCTTTGCCGTCCAGTTTACCGGGTTGAATCGTTCCGCCGTACACGTAGACCGATGGAACATTGAGACGGGCCATCGCGATCAAACAGCCCGGTGTATTTTTGTCGCAACTGCCGATGGAAACGAGGCCATCAAAGCGTTCCGCCTGCGTGACGGTTTCAATGGAGTCGGCAATCACTTCCCGGCTCGGGAGCGAATAAAACATGCCTTCGTGCCCCATCCCGATCCCGTCGGATACGGTGATCGTATTAAAAATCAAGGGAGCGCTATGGTTATTTTCAGCTCCGTTTTTAGCGCTGACTGCCAGCTTGTCCAAATGCATATTGCAAGGCGTGACTTCACTCCAGGCGCTCGCGATGCCGACCATCGGCTTTTTAAAATCGTCATCTTCAAAGCCGACAGCCCGCAACATTGCCCGGTTCGGTGCGCGATTCGGGCTTTCGCTAATAACTTTCGAGCGGATGCGCAAGTCTTTTTCTTCGTCTGCCATTCCCTTCATCCTTTCGTATTTTCATAAGTAGGAAAAAAAGCGATTACTAAAAGGATAGCATATTTTACTTTCATTCGCCTGCCATTAAGACAAGAATGCTGGAAAAAATATTGACAGAAAAATAAATTTGTATACAATTATAAATAGATAAAGCTAAACGAATGTTGGAAGTGTGGTGATGCGCTTCTTTTCATAAAAGGAGAATGTATTCGTGTACGAAAAGCGAATGTCGGCGGCTGACCTTGCCTATGAACAATTGAAAACAAACATTATCGAGTGGGTGTACGCGCCGTCTGCCCCTTTGCGGGAAGAGCATCTTTCCAAAGATTTGCAGATCAGCCGGACACCGCTTCGCCAGGCCCTTTACCGTTTGGAATTGGAAGGGTTTGTCGTCAAGCAGCCGAATGGCCGAATGTTGGTCGCGCCGATCACATTGCAGGAAGCAAGAGAGGTTTTTCAGGTAAGGGAAATGTTGGAAAGCCTGGTTGCTCGAGAAGCGGCGGAAAATATGACGGAAGAGCATATATATCGACTTGAGGACGTTGTTGAACTCATGCATCGAGCGGTAAAAACCAACCGAAGCGATGAGATTGTGAAACACGGCGAACATTTTCATCAGATTTTACACACTTTGAGCACCAATGAAACGAACAAACGCTTTCTGCAGCAATTGCAGAACAAAATTGACCGCTACCGCAGAATCGGGGGGTATAAAAACCCGGGTTATTCGTTGCAAACGCCATTGGATGAACATGAAAAAATTTTACAACTGTTAAAAGCAAAAAGAACCGGAATGGAGATTGAAGAAGCGATGCGCGCGCATATCAGGCGCAGCCTCGTTACCATTGAAGAAACGATCGAGCCGTATGTGAACGAAATGGGCAACTAAGCAGCATAATACGAAGGAGTGAGGTGCTTCAAATGGGAGAGCAGCAAGTGAAAGCCGGTCTTGACGGTGTCATTGCCACGGACACGGAAATTTCGTATTTAGATGTGGAGAACGAGGAGATTGTCCTTAAAGGTTACGACCTCATCGAACTTGCCGAAAAGAAAAACTATCTCGATCTCGTCCATCTGTTGTTTGAAGGTTCTTTGCCGGATCAACAAGGGCGGCTGTCAATGGAAAGTGCGTTGAAAAAAGAATATGCGCTTCCGGAAAATTTCTTCGATTTGTTTTCCATGTTGCCAAAAGAAACACATGCCATGGATGCGATGCGGACGGGCATTTCCGCTTTGGCGGGTTATGATTCGCAGATCGATGATCGTTCCACGGCGGCGAACCGGGACAAAGCGCTGAAAGTATTGGCGAAAATACCAAACATTGTTGCCAACAGTTACCACACGTTGCAAGGAGAAAATCCCATCCCTGCCAATCCGGATTTGCCGTACAGCACGAACTTTCTTTATATGATCACGGGTAAAGAACCGACGAATTTGGAAGCGGAAACATTTGACCAATCACTCATGGTGTACAGTGAACATGAAATGCCGAATTCAACGTTTACGGCACGTGTGATCGCTTCCACAAACGCCGATATTTACGGGGCAATGACCGGAGCGGTTTCTTCATTGAAAGGGAATCTACACGGCGGAGCGAACGAAGCGGTCATGCACATGCTTTTGGAAGCGGAAACCGTCGAGGGCATGTCGAAGCTGTTGTATGAAAAATTACGCAATAAAGAACGCGTCATGGGCTTTGGCCATCGTGTCTACATGAAGAAAATGGACCCTCGAGCGCTGCTCATGAAAAAGGCGCTGCATAAATTGGCTGTTGAGCGCGGGCGAGAAGATCTTTATGAGATGTGTGAACGAGGCGAAGATATCATCCGTGAAGAAAAAGGCTTGTACCCAAACCTCGATTATTATGCAGCACCGGTCTATTATTTATTAAACATCCCGATTCCGCTTTACACGCCGATTTTCTTCGCGGCCCGCGTGGTCGGACTCGGGGCACACGTGATTGAACAGCACGACAACAACCGCCTATATCGTCCGCGTGTCCATTACACAGGTCCGCGTGGATTGCACCCATAATACGGAATTCTAGAAAAAGAAAGCGAGGCTTTTCACATGAGTACAAAAACAAATGAAAAACCAACCACCGATGAGGTGCTGCTAGATATCGCGGACTATGCGGTGAATGGAGAAATCACAAGCGAAGAAGCGCTGAAGACAGCGAGATATGTATTGCTCGATACGATCGGGTGCGGCTTATTGGCTCTTCGGTATCCGGAATGCACGAAACACTTAGGTCCCATCGTGCCGGGAACGACAGTACCGAATGGCGTACGGGTCCCGGGAACCCAATTTGAGCTTGACCCCGTACAAGGGGCGTTTAATATCGGCACGGTGATTCGCTGGCTCGATTATAATGACACGTGGCTGGCAGCTGAATGGGGGCATCCGTCTGACAACCTCGGCGGTATTTTGGCGACGGCTGACTATGTGAGCCGCCAACGGTTAGCGAATGGAGAGAAGCCGCTTACAATGGAAGACGTATTGGCCGCCACGGTGAAAGCCCATGAAATCCAAGGGGTGCTCGCCCTCGAAAACAGCTTGAACCGCCAAGGGTTGGATCATGTCCTGTTTGTAAAAGTTGCATCCACAGCAGTCGTAACAGCCATGTTGGGCGGAAACAAAGAACAGGTCGCCGATGCAGTGTCCCAAGCGTGGGTGGACAACTCTAGTCTCCGCACCTATCGCCACGCCCCAAATGCCGGGTCACGGAAATCGTGGGCAGCCGGAGACGCAACGAGCCGTGCAGTTCGCCTCGCCCTCATGACCATGAAAGGCGAAATGGGCTACGCGAGCGCACTCACAGCACCGAATTGGGGATTCCAGGACGTGCTGTTCGGGGGAGAAACGATCAATCTAGCTCGTCCGCTCGGTTCCTACGTGATGGAAAACGTACTGTTCAAAGTTTCTTATCCGGCGGAATTTCACGCGCAAACGGCAGCGGAAGCGGCGATTCAATTGCATGACGAAGTCGCGTGGCGATTGGATGAAATCGCGGAAGTCAAGATCACGACCCATGAATCTGCTATCCGCATCATCGATAAAACCGGACCGCTTCATAACCCTGCGGACCGCGACCATTCCTTGCAATATATTACGGCTATAGGCTTGATTTACGGCGAATTGACGGCTGATCATTATGAAGATGAGGTAGCGAAGAACCCGGAGATTGACGAACTGCGCCTGAAAATGTATACCGAGGAAAACAAGCGATATACCGCTGACTATCTCGATCCGGATAAGCGCTCGATTGCCAATGCCGTACAGGTAGTGTTTAAAGACGGATCCAAAACGGAAAATATAGCTGTGGAGTACCCACTCGGACACCGTCGGCGCCGGGAAGAAAGCATTCCAATGCTTGAAGAAAAATATCACGAAAACCTAAAAACGAGATTTCCGGCCGGGCAAGCGGATGACTTGTTGGATTTATG harbors:
- the ilvD gene encoding dihydroxy-acid dehydratase — encoded protein: MADEEKDLRIRSKVISESPNRAPNRAMLRAVGFEDDDFKKPMVGIASAWSEVTPCNMHLDKLAVSAKNGAENNHSAPLIFNTITVSDGIGMGHEGMFYSLPSREVIADSIETVTQAERFDGLVSIGSCDKNTPGCLIAMARLNVPSVYVYGGTIQPGKLDGKDIDIVSAFEAVGQHQVGQIDDKQLHKVECNACPGAGACGGMYTANTMAAAVEAMGMSLPGSSSTPAIAGAKEEECERAGAMVHELLEQGICPRDIMTKEAFENAITVVMALGGSTNAFLHLTAMAHAAGVDLTLDDFEAVRERVPHIADLKPSGKYVMQDLNNVGGVPAVMKLLLEEGLLHGDALTVTGKTLRENLQEAEDLHEGQEVIQPFSNPKKKNGPLVVLRGNLAPEGAVAKMSGQEVSHFSGPARVFNSEENATKAIMNDEIKKGDVLVIRYVGPKGGPGMPEMLSVTAMLVGKGLGGEVALLTDGRFSGGSHGFVIGHVAPEAQAGGPLAYLQEGDTVTIDSDEQLLAVDIDDAEMEARANDWKAPNLRFTSGVLAKYARLVSSASKGAITDEPIE
- a CDS encoding GntR family transcriptional regulator, whose product is MYEKRMSAADLAYEQLKTNIIEWVYAPSAPLREEHLSKDLQISRTPLRQALYRLELEGFVVKQPNGRMLVAPITLQEAREVFQVREMLESLVAREAAENMTEEHIYRLEDVVELMHRAVKTNRSDEIVKHGEHFHQILHTLSTNETNKRFLQQLQNKIDRYRRIGGYKNPGYSLQTPLDEHEKILQLLKAKRTGMEIEEAMRAHIRRSLVTIEETIEPYVNEMGN
- the mmgD gene encoding citrate synthase, with the translated sequence MGEQQVKAGLDGVIATDTEISYLDVENEEIVLKGYDLIELAEKKNYLDLVHLLFEGSLPDQQGRLSMESALKKEYALPENFFDLFSMLPKETHAMDAMRTGISALAGYDSQIDDRSTAANRDKALKVLAKIPNIVANSYHTLQGENPIPANPDLPYSTNFLYMITGKEPTNLEAETFDQSLMVYSEHEMPNSTFTARVIASTNADIYGAMTGAVSSLKGNLHGGANEAVMHMLLEAETVEGMSKLLYEKLRNKERVMGFGHRVYMKKMDPRALLMKKALHKLAVERGREDLYEMCERGEDIIREEKGLYPNLDYYAAPVYYLLNIPIPLYTPIFFAARVVGLGAHVIEQHDNNRLYRPRVHYTGPRGLHP
- a CDS encoding bifunctional 2-methylcitrate dehydratase/aconitate hydratase, with the protein product MSTKTNEKPTTDEVLLDIADYAVNGEITSEEALKTARYVLLDTIGCGLLALRYPECTKHLGPIVPGTTVPNGVRVPGTQFELDPVQGAFNIGTVIRWLDYNDTWLAAEWGHPSDNLGGILATADYVSRQRLANGEKPLTMEDVLAATVKAHEIQGVLALENSLNRQGLDHVLFVKVASTAVVTAMLGGNKEQVADAVSQAWVDNSSLRTYRHAPNAGSRKSWAAGDATSRAVRLALMTMKGEMGYASALTAPNWGFQDVLFGGETINLARPLGSYVMENVLFKVSYPAEFHAQTAAEAAIQLHDEVAWRLDEIAEVKITTHESAIRIIDKTGPLHNPADRDHSLQYITAIGLIYGELTADHYEDEVAKNPEIDELRLKMYTEENKRYTADYLDPDKRSIANAVQVVFKDGSKTENIAVEYPLGHRRRREESIPMLEEKYHENLKTRFPAGQADDLLDLCINAERLRNTTVNDFMASYII